A genomic region of Candidatus Marimicrobium litorale contains the following coding sequences:
- a CDS encoding AI-2E family transporter — MLEIFRKWYKRYLSEEESVLLLVLLTLSVVLLMTIGDILAPVLAAIVLAYLAQGLSGRLERLGLPTWLGVAVSYLVFVGAFFGFCLAILPLVWRQTLGLVGELPGMLSRGQEILSILPERYPQFLSEAQVRELISLAQSELAGLGPALVTSSLAWIPSILTVMVYLILIPLLVFFFLKDGHQIFAWFGGFLPTERPLLRSIWREMDQQFANYARGKVLEILVIGSVTYFAFAWLGLQYAVLLGVLVGVSVIIPYIGATLVTLPVALVGFFQWGLTAEFYYMLVVYMVIQALDGNVLVPLLFSEAVNLHPVAIILAVLFFGGIWGMWGVFFAIPLATMIKAIINAWPRAGSAVSAVDQ, encoded by the coding sequence ATGCTGGAAATTTTCAGGAAGTGGTACAAACGGTACCTGTCCGAGGAAGAGTCAGTCTTGCTCCTGGTGCTGCTGACTCTGTCAGTGGTTTTGCTAATGACCATTGGCGATATCCTGGCTCCCGTGTTGGCCGCCATTGTGCTGGCTTACCTGGCCCAGGGCCTGTCCGGTCGACTGGAACGCCTCGGTCTGCCAACGTGGCTGGGTGTGGCGGTGTCCTACCTCGTCTTTGTCGGTGCGTTTTTCGGCTTTTGTCTGGCTATCCTGCCGCTTGTGTGGCGCCAGACGCTGGGCCTTGTAGGGGAGCTGCCGGGCATGTTGTCCCGGGGGCAGGAAATTCTCAGTATTCTTCCCGAGCGCTACCCGCAGTTTTTATCGGAAGCGCAGGTAAGGGAGCTGATATCCCTGGCGCAGAGTGAGTTGGCCGGGCTGGGCCCCGCTCTGGTGACCAGTTCTCTCGCATGGATACCCTCGATCCTTACCGTCATGGTTTACCTTATACTGATTCCCCTGTTGGTGTTCTTTTTCCTCAAGGACGGGCATCAAATTTTTGCCTGGTTTGGTGGTTTCCTGCCGACAGAGAGGCCGCTGCTGCGCAGCATCTGGCGCGAGATGGACCAGCAGTTTGCCAACTACGCCAGGGGGAAGGTGCTGGAAATTCTGGTCATTGGTTCTGTCACCTACTTCGCCTTTGCATGGCTGGGCTTGCAGTACGCAGTCCTGTTGGGCGTGCTGGTGGGTGTATCAGTGATTATCCCCTACATTGGAGCGACTCTGGTGACCTTGCCGGTGGCTCTGGTAGGGTTTTTCCAATGGGGTCTGACCGCGGAATTTTATTACATGCTTGTGGTCTATATGGTCATTCAGGCGTTAGACGGTAATGTGCTGGTACCTTTGTTGTTCTCAGAGGCTGTTAATCTGCATCCGGTGGCGATTATTCTGGCAGTGCTTTTTTTCGGCGGTATCTGGGGTATGTGGGGTGTATTTTTCGCGATCCCTCTGGCCACCATGATCAAGGCCATTATCAATGCCTGGCCCCGCGCCGGAAGCGCGGTTTCAGCGGTCGATCAGTAG
- a CDS encoding sulfurtransferase TusA family protein: MTEITQVDATGHACPMPLLMAKRALNGLQSGQRVRVLATDSGSVRDFRVFAEQTGHRLLESAEQDGVFTYLIEKA, translated from the coding sequence GTGACAGAGATAACACAAGTGGATGCAACCGGCCACGCCTGCCCTATGCCGCTGCTGATGGCAAAGCGGGCCCTGAATGGCCTGCAGTCGGGCCAGCGTGTGCGGGTGTTGGCTACCGATAGCGGCTCGGTGCGGGATTTTCGGGTATTTGCTGAGCAGACCGGCCATCGATTGCTGGAAAGCGCAGAACAGGATGGCGTGTTCACTTACCTCATCGAGAAAGCCTGA
- the purT gene encoding formate-dependent phosphoribosylglycinamide formyltransferase, protein MSVTLGSPLCPNARKVMLCGAGELGKEVVIELQRLGVEVIAVDRYENAPAMQVAHRCHVINMLDGDALRAVIEREKPDLVVPEIEAIATDTLAALEEEGFTIIPTARATQLTMNREGIRRLAAEELGLQTSPYVFAATKEDYLKGIEDVGLPCIIKPIMSSSGKGQTLVKETGDVDAAWDYAQKGGRAGKGKVIVEGFVDFDFEITLLTVRHRDGTSFCAPIGHRQEGGDYQESWQPQAMSDAALSAAQDMAEKVTSALGGKGLFGVELFIKNDTVIFSEVSPRPHDTGLVTLVSQDLSEFALHARAILDLPIPTIRQNGPAASSVILVKGDSSDVQFSGLENALAVADTQLRLFGKPEVSGARRMGVALAVADSVEAARDNANAAAAAVNVTL, encoded by the coding sequence ATGTCCGTCACACTGGGCTCCCCCCTCTGCCCCAACGCGCGCAAAGTCATGCTGTGCGGCGCCGGCGAACTCGGCAAGGAAGTCGTTATCGAATTACAGCGCCTCGGTGTTGAAGTCATCGCCGTAGATCGCTACGAAAACGCGCCGGCAATGCAGGTAGCGCATCGCTGCCACGTGATCAACATGCTGGACGGAGACGCGCTGCGTGCCGTGATCGAGCGGGAAAAGCCAGATCTTGTCGTGCCAGAAATCGAGGCGATTGCCACGGACACGCTGGCAGCTCTGGAAGAAGAGGGCTTTACCATCATACCCACCGCTCGCGCCACCCAGTTAACCATGAACCGGGAGGGTATACGCCGACTCGCCGCGGAAGAACTAGGGCTTCAAACCAGCCCCTATGTCTTTGCTGCAACGAAAGAGGATTATCTGAAAGGCATTGAGGATGTGGGGTTGCCCTGCATCATCAAACCCATTATGAGCTCCTCCGGTAAAGGCCAGACACTGGTGAAAGAAACAGGCGATGTTGACGCCGCCTGGGACTATGCCCAAAAAGGTGGCCGCGCCGGCAAGGGCAAAGTCATTGTGGAGGGTTTTGTGGATTTCGATTTTGAAATCACGCTGCTGACGGTGCGGCACCGCGATGGTACATCCTTCTGCGCACCCATTGGCCACCGTCAGGAGGGGGGTGATTATCAGGAAAGCTGGCAGCCCCAAGCCATGTCGGATGCCGCGCTGAGCGCAGCACAGGATATGGCCGAAAAAGTAACCTCCGCTCTCGGTGGCAAAGGCTTGTTCGGTGTAGAGCTGTTCATCAAAAACGATACGGTCATCTTCAGTGAAGTCTCTCCAAGGCCTCACGATACGGGTTTGGTGACCCTGGTGTCACAGGATCTGTCTGAGTTTGCCCTGCACGCCCGCGCCATTCTCGATCTGCCTATCCCGACCATCCGCCAGAACGGACCCGCCGCATCCAGTGTCATTCTGGTGAAAGGCGACAGCAGCGACGTGCAATTCTCGGGTCTCGAAAACGCATTGGCTGTAGCCGACACGCAGCTGCGCCTGTTCGGCAAGCCGGAAGTATCAGGCGCACGACGTATGGGCGTCGCGCTCGCGGTGGCAGATTCCGTCGAGGCCGCCCGGGACAATGCTAACGCGGCAGCGGCGGCGGTAAACGTCACGCTCTAG
- a CDS encoding acyl-CoA synthetase — protein sequence MKTNIGLFLKKRAEICPNREAVVEYERDRRFTFAELNARSNRVANALLEAGIKPGDRVATLLKNGVEFIETYFAVAKIGAVFVPLNWRLVAAELSYILGDSGARALVYDSDFDDTVNKLAEGEADALDVILWLRRENADGGAPAWATDYEQLTGGMCADEPPVGAWDDDNLFIMYTSGTTGRPKGVVHSHEGMLWSQLTSMSTSDMRDGDRWLLAMPMFHVGTMSPASLLVHRGGGGVIMRELDIGEMFRCIEQEKVTIFMAVPAMLQFMLVVPERKECDISSVRWIATGAAPVPVSLLREYETLGIRICQAYGLTESCGPGTLLLPEDAEAKVGSCGKPQMHTEIKIVDGEGNTIPMGSEEAGELLITGRHMMKEYWNKPEATAETLRDGWLYTGDICTWDADGFVTVCDRKKDMIISGGENIYPAELENVLAACPDVQEAAVIGVASQKWGETPLALVVPAPDAKPTAESLKAYCKENLASYKVPQLFELVDALPRNPSGKLLKPELRERFPGPAPF from the coding sequence ATGAAAACCAATATCGGATTGTTCCTGAAAAAACGTGCAGAAATCTGCCCCAATCGCGAGGCCGTAGTGGAATACGAGCGTGATCGCCGGTTTACTTTTGCCGAACTCAATGCTCGCTCAAACCGGGTCGCGAATGCACTGCTTGAAGCGGGCATAAAGCCCGGAGACCGGGTTGCGACCCTGTTAAAAAATGGCGTTGAATTTATCGAGACCTATTTTGCGGTCGCTAAAATTGGTGCTGTCTTCGTGCCGCTGAACTGGCGACTGGTCGCAGCTGAGCTCAGCTATATTCTCGGCGATAGCGGCGCGAGGGCACTGGTCTACGATTCAGATTTTGACGACACGGTGAATAAGCTGGCCGAAGGCGAGGCTGACGCGCTCGATGTCATCCTTTGGTTGCGTCGGGAAAACGCCGACGGAGGCGCACCGGCATGGGCTACCGACTACGAACAATTAACCGGTGGCATGTGCGCGGACGAACCACCAGTGGGCGCCTGGGATGATGACAATCTGTTCATCATGTACACCTCCGGCACAACGGGCCGGCCCAAAGGGGTAGTGCATTCTCACGAGGGTATGCTCTGGTCACAACTCACCAGTATGAGCACCTCCGATATGCGCGACGGGGATCGCTGGTTGCTGGCTATGCCCATGTTCCACGTCGGCACTATGAGCCCCGCATCATTGCTGGTGCACCGTGGTGGCGGCGGGGTCATTATGCGTGAGCTGGATATCGGCGAAATGTTTCGTTGTATCGAACAGGAAAAGGTCACTATTTTTATGGCAGTCCCCGCCATGCTGCAGTTTATGCTGGTGGTGCCAGAGCGTAAGGAATGTGATATCTCCTCCGTGCGCTGGATCGCGACCGGCGCAGCGCCGGTGCCAGTTTCGCTGCTGCGAGAATACGAGACGCTGGGTATCCGCATCTGCCAGGCTTACGGTCTCACCGAGTCCTGCGGCCCAGGCACGCTGCTGCTGCCGGAAGATGCTGAAGCAAAAGTAGGCTCCTGTGGTAAACCGCAAATGCACACGGAGATAAAGATCGTCGACGGAGAAGGCAACACCATACCCATGGGCTCGGAGGAAGCCGGAGAGCTGCTTATTACGGGACGCCACATGATGAAAGAGTACTGGAACAAGCCCGAGGCGACGGCCGAAACGCTGAGAGACGGGTGGCTTTACACCGGCGATATCTGCACTTGGGATGCGGACGGTTTTGTTACCGTTTGCGATCGGAAAAAAGACATGATTATTTCCGGCGGCGAGAACATTTACCCAGCGGAGCTTGAAAACGTCTTGGCTGCCTGCCCCGATGTGCAGGAAGCTGCCGTCATCGGTGTCGCCTCACAAAAATGGGGAGAAACCCCACTGGCGTTAGTCGTCCCGGCGCCCGACGCCAAACCCACGGCAGAATCCCTCAAGGCTTATTGCAAAGAGAATCTTGCAAGCTACAAGGTGCCGCAGCTCTTTGAACTGGTGGATGCGCTACCGCGGAATCCGTCCGGTAAACTGTTGAAGCCGGAACTGCGCGAACGTTTTCCAGGCCCGGCGCCGTTCTAG
- a CDS encoding MFS transporter — MRKLTGLEKWSYAIGNMPFSVKDAAFVNFVVFYYTQVLGLSGTLTGLAMFVALTWDAISDPVVGSWSDTLRTRWGRRHPLLVAGGLPTALLFLALFNPPDDLEQMGIFIWLLGVSILLRTFLTIYFIPYSAMGAELSADYDERTIIAKARVTMAWLAGMLMPAIGFAVIFQSNSDVDGRLVQANYVEYGVLSAVLAGVTVVICVLGTRSTIPHLPQADADDGPFSLLRPITDMRVAFSNRKFLLVTCAGLAFGIAAGVYATLSLYIGTYFWELSTDQLAGMVIPTFIATLLGFGVLARIGQRVDKPRMLLAACVLLALNVFISLGARLLGFLPPNGVTLIYLWVLCTTGVGVFALVTLHVVTASLTADLLDEQELATGRRQEGVFFAAGAFLLKATTGLGAMLAGVVIDLVGLSPGLEPGSVAAEVLQQLGWFTIVLTGGMALVGGAFYLKVRMTREDLAQIRRRLQERVSNE, encoded by the coding sequence ATGCGAAAGTTAACCGGTCTCGAAAAATGGTCTTATGCCATTGGCAATATGCCTTTTTCGGTAAAAGATGCGGCCTTCGTCAACTTCGTTGTTTTTTATTACACGCAGGTGCTGGGTTTGAGTGGCACGCTGACGGGGTTAGCGATGTTTGTTGCGCTTACCTGGGATGCCATCTCGGACCCGGTGGTGGGCAGCTGGTCCGATACCCTGCGCACGCGCTGGGGGCGGCGGCATCCGCTGCTTGTCGCAGGCGGTCTGCCCACAGCCCTGTTATTTCTTGCGTTGTTCAATCCCCCGGACGATCTGGAGCAAATGGGAATCTTCATCTGGTTGCTCGGTGTCTCAATCCTGTTGCGCACATTTCTAACGATTTACTTTATTCCTTACAGCGCTATGGGGGCAGAGTTATCTGCCGACTACGATGAGCGCACAATCATTGCCAAGGCGCGGGTGACGATGGCGTGGCTTGCTGGCATGTTGATGCCGGCCATCGGTTTTGCCGTGATCTTCCAGTCCAATAGTGATGTGGACGGTCGTCTGGTGCAGGCTAACTACGTTGAGTACGGTGTGTTGTCGGCCGTTTTAGCCGGCGTGACTGTTGTTATTTGCGTGTTGGGTACACGCTCGACTATTCCCCACCTGCCGCAGGCGGACGCGGATGATGGGCCCTTCAGCCTCCTGCGGCCCATAACGGATATGCGCGTGGCGTTCAGCAACCGCAAATTCTTGCTCGTGACCTGCGCCGGACTCGCCTTCGGTATCGCCGCGGGTGTCTACGCTACGCTGTCGCTCTATATTGGAACTTATTTTTGGGAGCTCTCCACTGATCAGCTGGCAGGTATGGTGATACCCACGTTCATTGCAACCCTGCTGGGCTTCGGTGTGTTGGCGCGGATAGGACAACGTGTAGACAAGCCGCGTATGCTATTGGCCGCCTGTGTATTACTCGCGCTGAATGTCTTTATTTCTCTGGGCGCGCGTCTGCTGGGTTTTCTGCCGCCAAACGGGGTCACGCTGATCTATCTTTGGGTTCTGTGCACCACCGGTGTTGGCGTATTCGCGTTAGTCACCCTGCATGTGGTCACGGCGTCACTCACGGCAGATCTGCTCGATGAGCAGGAACTTGCGACGGGTAGGCGCCAGGAGGGCGTATTTTTCGCCGCGGGGGCCTTCCTGTTAAAAGCGACAACAGGTCTTGGTGCGATGCTGGCAGGGGTGGTGATTGACCTTGTCGGGCTGAGCCCGGGTCTAGAACCGGGCTCAGTGGCGGCAGAGGTATTGCAGCAGCTGGGTTGGTTCACCATTGTCCTCACGGGCGGCATGGCTCTGGTGGGTGGCGCGTTTTATCTCAAAGTGCGCATGACGCGGGAAGATTTGGCGCAAATTCGTCGGAGGCTCCAGGAGAGAGTATCGAACGAATAG
- a CDS encoding pyrroloquinoline quinone-dependent dehydrogenase produces the protein MRAGSDPGSAFVGSLDTGYISRMHTFLSSKLFAPLLSGIVATFLSACQPETINEPPPGVTADWPAYGGTPGGTHFSRANQITPDNVANLEVAWHHRSGDYREARKSGASRLAQSSMQVTPILVEDRLYYCSPFNRVISLDAETGAELWAFDPKVNMDNHPVLTHCRGVSSWRSNREGFCEHRIFVGTMDARLIALDANTGKPCPDFGNAGEIDTSEGMSEHQPAEYGITSPPAILGDKVITGSMVLDNQRTDSPGGIVRAYNARSGELEWVFNPVPPGGTARNEDGTWRSGTTNVWSIISVDETRGLVFLPTGNTTPDYFGGHRKGLDYYSSSVIALKGDSGEIAWHYQLVHHDLWDYDTPAQPTLVDLVVDEATVPVVVQVTKMGMTFVLHRETGQPVWPVEERPVPQEGAVEEEYLAPTQPFPSHIPPLIKGAYSADAAWGLTFWDRNACRDKIAGMRNDGIYTPPSLQGSVNYPSNAGGNNWGSPAINPDTGVMVVFTNRLASTGKLIPRAACEDNLQAQTGTPYCVETDWITSPLGLPCSAPPWGTLDAINLSTGETLWSVPLGTTRDMAPFPFWWIEGLPGMAAPMMTHSGLIFSGISNEHALRAFSAETGKELWQGELPTAANALPMTYQIRPGGKQYVVIAAGGHWSGGAPPGDHIIAFALPDQVPQR, from the coding sequence ATGCGAGCCGGTTCTGACCCGGGCAGCGCATTTGTGGGCAGCCTCGACACAGGTTACATTAGCCGTATGCACACCTTCCTAAGCAGCAAACTCTTCGCGCCCCTGTTGTCAGGCATAGTTGCGACCTTCCTTTCTGCCTGCCAGCCAGAAACCATTAATGAACCTCCCCCTGGAGTGACCGCCGACTGGCCCGCCTATGGCGGCACGCCAGGAGGCACGCACTTTTCGCGCGCCAACCAGATCACCCCGGATAATGTCGCCAACCTAGAGGTTGCCTGGCATCATCGTTCCGGTGACTATCGTGAGGCGCGCAAATCCGGTGCCAGCCGCCTCGCACAAAGCTCCATGCAGGTCACTCCGATTCTGGTCGAGGACAGACTGTATTACTGCTCGCCCTTTAATCGCGTTATCTCGCTGGACGCAGAAACCGGTGCGGAACTCTGGGCCTTCGACCCAAAAGTGAACATGGACAATCACCCTGTCCTGACCCACTGCCGCGGCGTCAGCAGCTGGCGCTCTAATCGCGAGGGTTTTTGTGAGCACCGCATCTTCGTCGGCACCATGGATGCGCGCCTCATTGCCCTCGATGCGAATACCGGTAAACCCTGCCCCGATTTTGGCAACGCCGGTGAGATCGATACCAGTGAAGGTATGTCTGAACACCAACCGGCGGAATACGGCATTACCTCTCCCCCGGCAATTTTAGGTGACAAAGTCATCACCGGCTCCATGGTACTGGACAACCAACGCACCGATTCACCGGGGGGAATTGTGCGAGCCTACAATGCACGCAGCGGCGAACTGGAGTGGGTGTTCAATCCGGTCCCGCCTGGCGGGACAGCGCGCAATGAGGACGGCACCTGGCGCAGCGGCACCACCAATGTCTGGTCCATCATCTCGGTAGACGAGACCCGCGGGCTGGTGTTCCTGCCCACGGGAAATACCACTCCTGATTATTTCGGCGGCCACCGCAAAGGCCTCGACTATTATTCCAGCTCCGTCATTGCGCTCAAGGGTGATAGTGGCGAAATCGCCTGGCATTACCAATTGGTGCACCACGACCTGTGGGATTACGATACGCCCGCGCAGCCCACGCTGGTGGATCTCGTGGTCGACGAGGCAACAGTACCCGTCGTTGTACAAGTCACGAAAATGGGCATGACGTTTGTTCTCCACCGGGAAACGGGCCAGCCAGTGTGGCCGGTAGAAGAGCGGCCTGTGCCTCAGGAAGGTGCAGTCGAGGAGGAATATCTTGCACCGACGCAGCCTTTTCCCAGCCATATTCCTCCGCTTATTAAGGGTGCCTACAGCGCCGACGCGGCATGGGGATTGACCTTTTGGGATCGCAACGCGTGCAGGGACAAGATCGCCGGCATGCGCAATGACGGCATCTACACACCTCCCTCACTGCAGGGCAGCGTGAACTATCCCAGCAATGCCGGTGGGAATAACTGGGGCTCGCCTGCCATCAACCCTGATACCGGTGTAATGGTGGTCTTCACCAATCGCCTCGCCAGCACGGGCAAGCTGATTCCGCGTGCCGCGTGTGAAGACAACCTGCAGGCACAGACCGGCACACCCTATTGCGTGGAGACCGATTGGATCACCTCTCCGCTGGGGCTGCCGTGCAGCGCCCCACCCTGGGGCACGCTGGATGCGATCAATCTGTCCACCGGGGAGACCTTGTGGAGTGTGCCACTGGGCACCACGCGCGACATGGCGCCCTTCCCCTTCTGGTGGATCGAGGGTTTGCCCGGGATGGCGGCCCCCATGATGACCCACTCAGGACTGATCTTTTCCGGCATTTCCAATGAACATGCCCTGCGCGCCTTTAGTGCAGAGACGGGCAAGGAGCTGTGGCAGGGCGAGCTTCCGACAGCCGCCAATGCGCTGCCCATGACCTATCAGATCAGGCCGGGAGGTAAACAGTATGTAGTGATTGCGGCGGGTGGTCACTGGAGTGGCGGTGCACCCCCGGGAGACCATATTATTGCCTTTGCCCTGCCGGATCAGGTACCACAACGTTAG
- a CDS encoding DUF6152 family protein, giving the protein MRYIQYALYLTLPLAAMQSWQVIAHHAFSAEFDKDAPVTLEGKVTKIEWINPHAWIHLDVIGEDGEAVAWMVEGGTPNTLLRSGIHKNSLPIDSEIIVRGYRANDKTCEPACKANGRDLTFADGRKVFMGSSGTGAPSDGADPRDR; this is encoded by the coding sequence ATGCGTTATATCCAGTACGCCCTTTACCTCACACTGCCACTGGCGGCAATGCAATCGTGGCAGGTGATTGCCCATCACGCCTTCTCGGCCGAGTTCGACAAGGACGCGCCCGTCACACTGGAGGGCAAGGTCACCAAGATCGAATGGATCAATCCCCATGCCTGGATACATCTGGACGTGATCGGTGAAGACGGCGAGGCTGTTGCCTGGATGGTCGAGGGCGGCACACCCAATACACTGCTGCGCAGCGGTATTCATAAGAACTCATTGCCCATCGACAGCGAAATCATCGTCCGCGGCTACCGGGCCAATGATAAAACCTGTGAACCGGCCTGCAAGGCCAACGGCCGCGATCTTACTTTTGCCGATGGCCGCAAGGTGTTCATGGGCTCATCGGGTACCGGTGCGCCCAGTGATGGCGCGGACCCACGAGACCGCTGA
- a CDS encoding DUF6644 family protein, whose product MSVNQMIYDFAVWLDTHSQSTALHESFYMYNWIESTHVLALMISLGMLFLIDLRMLGLALPDIAASTLAQRLSLPMLVGFGVMIVTGLMLFYAIPVRTSQSLWFRIKIVLLIAAAINAWLFHRRMRAAGTDWDTMRKAPRPLRWGAGLSLLFWALIVICGRLIAYDWFDCRTSPIEPIASVAGCLIDQAQF is encoded by the coding sequence ATGTCAGTCAATCAGATGATCTATGATTTTGCTGTGTGGCTGGATACGCACAGCCAAAGTACAGCCCTGCACGAATCCTTCTACATGTACAACTGGATAGAAAGCACGCACGTACTGGCACTGATGATCAGCCTTGGCATGCTGTTCCTGATCGACTTGAGAATGCTGGGGCTGGCACTGCCCGACATTGCCGCGTCGACACTTGCCCAACGGCTGAGTCTGCCCATGTTGGTGGGTTTTGGTGTCATGATCGTTACAGGCCTGATGCTGTTTTATGCCATTCCCGTGCGCACCTCCCAGAGCCTGTGGTTCCGCATCAAGATCGTACTGCTAATCGCCGCAGCCATTAACGCGTGGCTGTTTCATCGCCGTATGAGGGCGGCGGGCACAGATTGGGATACGATGCGAAAAGCACCACGCCCACTGCGATGGGGGGCAGGATTGTCCCTGTTATTTTGGGCGCTGATCGTGATCTGCGGACGCCTCATCGCCTACGACTGGTTCGATTGCAGAACCTCACCCATCGAGCCCATTGCCAGCGTGGCGGGCTGCCTCATTGATCAGGCGCAATTTTAA
- a CDS encoding DUF6644 family protein encodes MSAVAKYYYPRTVAVIALLGVGLWLALGETRLAWWSALLPVFEWMEGTVFGVIGQTWGAAFATVQAIHLLGMALLGGSVLVADGRLLGLLLTDSSASAVQDQCHRLFVWALVLTVATGIFMACGVAIKVYYLNVFWYKMLALSAGVAFVYGIRRPLLRQGLDTIHPRIIKLVAVASLMLWFTVAATGRWIGFSG; translated from the coding sequence ATGAGCGCCGTGGCGAAGTACTACTACCCACGAACGGTCGCAGTCATTGCGCTGCTGGGTGTGGGCCTGTGGCTTGCACTGGGCGAGACCCGGTTGGCCTGGTGGTCCGCCCTGCTGCCCGTATTTGAGTGGATGGAGGGCACCGTCTTCGGTGTCATCGGACAGACCTGGGGTGCAGCCTTTGCCACCGTGCAGGCAATTCACTTGCTTGGCATGGCCCTGCTGGGCGGCAGTGTGCTGGTTGCTGACGGCCGCCTACTCGGCCTGCTGCTTACCGATTCATCTGCGTCGGCGGTGCAGGACCAATGCCACCGGCTGTTTGTCTGGGCGCTGGTTTTGACGGTCGCCACCGGCATCTTCATGGCCTGCGGCGTGGCTATCAAGGTCTATTATCTCAATGTATTCTGGTACAAGATGCTGGCACTGTCCGCAGGCGTCGCCTTCGTCTATGGGATCCGCCGCCCACTGCTGCGCCAGGGCCTGGACACTATTCATCCCCGAATTATAAAACTGGTAGCAGTGGCGTCACTGATGCTGTGGTTCACCGTGGCAGCCACCGGTCGCTGGATCGGTTTTTCAGGCTAG
- a CDS encoding HupE/UreJ family protein: protein MTTGRQVTVVCCLLLLWTAGVAAHDLSAANNAFVRGLEGPAAVPFLYLGAKHMFTGVDHLLFLLGIIFFLYRPRDIVLYITLFTVGHSLTLMLGVWADWQVNEHLVDAIIGLSVVYKAFENMGGFRDVLGIEPDPRIAVFVFGLCHGLGLATKLQNTIHTGNGMLVNLLSFNAGVELGQVAALVLILLLLLRWRGTRLFHQQAFVLNTVVMCAGFLLAGNQLAGYLLT from the coding sequence GTGACGACGGGGCGACAGGTGACGGTGGTCTGTTGCCTGCTGCTACTGTGGACCGCCGGTGTTGCGGCCCACGACCTGTCCGCGGCTAACAACGCCTTTGTGCGGGGCCTTGAGGGTCCTGCTGCGGTGCCGTTTCTTTACCTTGGTGCAAAGCATATGTTCACCGGGGTCGATCATTTATTGTTCTTGCTGGGTATCATCTTTTTCCTCTATCGCCCACGGGACATCGTTCTTTACATTACGTTGTTTACCGTTGGCCATAGCCTGACACTGATGCTGGGCGTATGGGCGGACTGGCAGGTGAACGAGCATCTGGTCGATGCCATTATCGGCCTGTCGGTAGTGTACAAGGCGTTTGAAAATATGGGTGGGTTCCGTGATGTTCTCGGTATCGAGCCGGACCCCCGAATCGCTGTATTCGTATTTGGTCTCTGCCACGGTCTGGGCCTGGCCACGAAACTACAGAACACCATTCATACGGGTAACGGCATGTTGGTTAATCTGCTCAGCTTTAATGCAGGAGTGGAACTGGGACAGGTGGCGGCTCTCGTGCTGATACTGCTGTTACTGCTGCGCTGGCGCGGCACGCGGCTATTCCATCAGCAGGCCTTTGTTCTGAACACAGTGGTCATGTGTGCGGGCTTCCTGCTCGCCGGAAATCAACTCGCGGGGTACCTGCTGACGTGA